In a genomic window of Corynebacterium choanae:
- a CDS encoding cold-shock protein, giving the protein MPVGKVLWFDQDKGFGFVTNPGDDDVYVSRDVLPDGVHELVRGQKVEYDFVAGRRGPQALRVSLVDTPKIARKALHKHEPEQLASMIGDVILIMENNIQPDLRAGRWPDNKHGKKIAEILRAVADELEI; this is encoded by the coding sequence ATGCCAGTAGGAAAGGTACTGTGGTTCGACCAGGATAAAGGGTTCGGTTTCGTAACCAATCCTGGCGACGACGATGTATATGTCTCCCGGGATGTGCTCCCAGACGGGGTGCACGAACTCGTCCGGGGACAGAAAGTAGAATACGACTTCGTCGCTGGGCGACGCGGACCGCAAGCATTACGAGTAAGCCTGGTCGACACCCCTAAGATTGCTCGGAAAGCACTGCATAAACACGAACCCGAACAGCTAGCCAGCATGATCGGCGACGTAATACTTATCATGGAGAACAACATTCAGCCCGATCTGCGGGCGGGACGTTGGCCAGATAATAAACACGGCAAGAAAATCGCCGAAATTCTTAGAGCAGTCGCCGACGAACTCGAGATCTAA
- a CDS encoding NCS2 family permease, with product MNAKQRSGSATAAPATPTGGLDRYFSITQRGSTVGTEIRAGVVTFFAMAYIVILNPLILGTIADVDGNSLGTARVAAVTALAAGVMTIGFGLIARYPFGIATGLGINTLVAVTLVATKGLTWPEAMGLVVIDGIVIVILAASGFRVAVFNAIPHDLKTAMGVGIGLFIAMIGLVDAGFVRRLPDAANTTVPVGLGIGGSIASWPTFVFCVGLVLCGILVVKQVRGGLFIAIVANTILAMIVQALTGAGPSFVDGKPNPAGWSLAVPELPDGLGSLPDLSLVGQVDLLGAFTRIGVLAASLLVFTLVLANFFDAMGTMTALGRQANLTDAEGNLPDMKRALIVEGVGAIVGGSASSSSNTVYIDSAAGIADGARTGLANVVTGLLFLVAMFFTPLYEIVPIEAAAPVLVVVGAMMMAQIKDINFADFSVALPAFLTIVVMPFTYSIANGIGIGFIAWVLMATAAGRAKQVHWLLWLISALFLLYFAIDPVLGAIS from the coding sequence ATGAACGCGAAACAACGAAGTGGTTCGGCAACCGCCGCACCGGCTACACCAACCGGTGGACTGGATCGGTACTTTTCCATTACCCAACGAGGCTCCACAGTCGGCACCGAAATTCGTGCCGGCGTCGTGACCTTCTTCGCGATGGCCTACATCGTGATTTTGAACCCGCTCATTTTGGGCACCATCGCCGACGTGGATGGGAATTCCCTCGGCACCGCGCGGGTTGCTGCGGTCACCGCACTCGCCGCCGGTGTCATGACCATCGGATTCGGACTTATTGCCCGCTATCCTTTCGGTATCGCCACCGGGCTGGGGATTAACACCCTGGTGGCTGTCACCCTCGTCGCCACTAAAGGACTGACCTGGCCTGAAGCCATGGGCCTGGTGGTTATCGACGGTATTGTCATTGTTATTTTGGCCGCCTCCGGGTTCCGGGTGGCGGTCTTTAATGCTATTCCGCACGATTTGAAAACCGCTATGGGCGTCGGCATCGGCTTATTCATCGCGATGATTGGCCTGGTGGACGCCGGCTTTGTGCGCCGACTTCCAGACGCCGCAAACACCACCGTGCCGGTGGGGCTTGGTATTGGCGGCTCGATCGCCTCCTGGCCAACCTTTGTGTTCTGTGTGGGGCTGGTCCTGTGCGGCATCCTGGTGGTGAAACAAGTCCGCGGCGGGCTGTTTATCGCCATTGTTGCCAACACCATTTTGGCGATGATCGTCCAGGCACTTACCGGCGCCGGACCGTCGTTCGTCGACGGCAAACCAAATCCTGCCGGCTGGTCGCTGGCTGTGCCGGAGCTCCCGGACGGTTTAGGTTCGCTGCCGGATCTTTCCCTGGTTGGCCAAGTCGACCTGCTGGGCGCTTTTACCCGCATCGGGGTGCTGGCGGCTTCACTGCTGGTGTTTACCCTGGTGCTTGCGAACTTCTTCGACGCAATGGGCACCATGACCGCTCTTGGTCGGCAAGCGAACCTCACCGACGCTGAGGGGAATCTACCCGATATGAAACGCGCCCTGATCGTTGAAGGTGTCGGCGCAATCGTGGGTGGTTCTGCTTCCTCATCATCCAACACGGTGTACATCGACTCTGCGGCAGGTATCGCTGACGGTGCCCGCACCGGGTTGGCCAACGTAGTTACCGGTTTGCTGTTTTTGGTTGCGATGTTTTTCACCCCGCTCTATGAGATTGTTCCCATTGAGGCGGCCGCCCCAGTACTCGTCGTAGTCGGGGCGATGATGATGGCACAAATCAAAGACATCAACTTTGCCGACTTTTCCGTGGCACTGCCAGCATTCCTCACCATCGTGGTCATGCCGTTTACCTACTCGATTGCCAACGGTATCGGCATCGGCTTTATCGCCTGGGTGTTGATGGCAACCGCCGCCGGACGGGCGAAACAAGTCCACTGGCTGCTGTGGCTAATCAGTGCTCTGTTCCTGCTGTACTTTGCGATCGATCCAGTCTTGGGTGCGATCAGTTAA
- the sepH gene encoding septation protein SepH, whose protein sequence is MVELKIIAESSTAEQLVLTPVAADDDTSHTAAAPHTSDNSGDDAPPAAPPQQFVLPITDEIRTLLAVDTAAGHPDPTAGTTDTPAATGADAASGDTSPTPNTPAHSSETAPAPAGSTPEPSNPAPAPRTGRARDPRMPLNISPREIQLRIRRGERVSDVAARAGVSPERIKAFAVPVLRQRKNQLGKAKLALPVRGDGPARLTLQEVVDTYLVGLHLTPEDGHWDAFTDVEQRWVTTVTWAGNTDEPAQWVLQDHEGATLAALPNNPLARTITEPPTTSQPISDEQAAIILGELTPQAARLMQRPTEQRQPEPHLHTPDAAATDSAAAEQTAADTPANVTELRPRNTSTKTVKGQDLLIPDTGESAGQQRRKRRAETPNWEDILLGVRPKKPPRR, encoded by the coding sequence ATGGTTGAGCTGAAAATTATCGCCGAGTCGTCGACTGCGGAACAGCTGGTGCTCACCCCTGTCGCCGCTGATGACGACACCTCACACACCGCCGCCGCACCACACACCAGTGATAACAGCGGTGATGATGCCCCACCAGCGGCGCCACCACAGCAGTTTGTGCTGCCCATCACCGACGAGATTCGCACACTCCTGGCGGTGGATACTGCCGCCGGTCACCCTGACCCCACTGCAGGCACCACCGACACTCCTGCTGCCACCGGGGCGGACGCTGCTAGCGGGGACACTTCGCCTACACCGAACACTCCCGCACACAGCAGCGAAACAGCTCCAGCACCAGCTGGTTCCACCCCTGAACCATCCAATCCTGCACCAGCCCCCCGGACGGGGCGCGCACGCGACCCGCGAATGCCGTTAAATATCAGCCCGCGGGAAATCCAGTTACGTATTCGGCGGGGTGAACGGGTCAGCGATGTGGCGGCACGTGCCGGGGTCTCCCCGGAACGGATCAAAGCTTTTGCTGTACCAGTGTTGCGCCAGCGGAAAAACCAACTCGGCAAAGCCAAACTTGCCCTGCCGGTGCGCGGCGACGGCCCGGCTCGGCTCACCCTCCAAGAAGTCGTTGACACCTATCTCGTTGGGCTGCACCTCACCCCGGAAGACGGCCACTGGGATGCGTTCACCGATGTGGAACAACGCTGGGTCACCACAGTTACCTGGGCTGGTAACACCGACGAGCCTGCCCAATGGGTGCTCCAAGACCATGAAGGCGCCACCCTTGCAGCCCTGCCAAATAATCCTCTGGCACGCACTATCACCGAACCCCCAACCACCAGCCAGCCGATCAGCGATGAACAGGCCGCCATCATATTAGGGGAACTCACCCCGCAAGCTGCCCGGCTGATGCAACGTCCCACCGAACAGCGGCAACCAGAGCCCCACCTGCACACTCCCGATGCAGCAGCCACCGATAGCGCTGCAGCTGAACAAACCGCTGCGGACACCCCCGCCAATGTCACCGAATTGCGGCCACGCAACACCTCCACCAAAACGGTGAAAGGCCAAGATCTTCTCATCCCCGACACCGGGGAGTCCGCTGGACAACAACGCCGCAAACGGCGTGCCGAAACACCAAACTGGGAAGATATTCTTCTTGGTGTTCGTCCGAAGAAACCACCCCGCCGCTAA
- a CDS encoding glutaminyl-peptide cyclotransferase, which produces MKHTRRILTSLLFTVAGIAAATSGCTNALTVAEFPTAASSSSAQESRPDLATQEQRLAQHVNQYPQVVQRYPFDAELFTQGLDTDGQMLVIGSGLYEKSTIQRTTPGAAPQVQVALADDEFGEGVAVTPAGIWQLTWRNHIAYLRDLETLTVRSTVDNPREGWGVCYDETSHTLLTSDGTSTLVVRDAETFAELRTFTVTLAGEPIDQLNELDCTDGIVRANVWLTPYVVTIDPASGEVTGVADISSLYPESVQHNNNAVANGVASISGSDEFYVTGKLWPTLYRVRFTEEPAHE; this is translated from the coding sequence GTGAAGCACACTCGCCGAATATTGACGTCACTACTGTTTACTGTGGCGGGTATAGCCGCTGCAACATCCGGCTGTACCAACGCCCTGACTGTAGCTGAATTCCCCACGGCAGCAAGTTCCTCATCCGCGCAGGAAAGCCGACCTGATTTAGCCACCCAGGAGCAACGTTTAGCCCAGCATGTCAATCAATACCCGCAGGTTGTGCAACGCTATCCCTTCGACGCTGAGCTGTTTACACAAGGACTTGATACTGACGGGCAAATGCTTGTCATTGGCAGTGGCTTGTATGAAAAATCCACCATTCAACGCACCACCCCCGGTGCGGCGCCACAGGTGCAAGTAGCGTTAGCTGATGATGAGTTCGGCGAAGGCGTGGCAGTTACTCCAGCCGGGATTTGGCAACTTACCTGGCGTAACCATATTGCTTATCTGCGGGACCTAGAAACCTTAACGGTGCGCTCCACGGTGGACAATCCCCGCGAAGGCTGGGGCGTGTGTTATGACGAGACTTCACACACACTGCTGACCTCGGATGGCACATCGACCCTGGTTGTCCGCGATGCGGAAACCTTCGCCGAGCTGCGTACTTTCACCGTCACCCTGGCCGGTGAGCCGATCGATCAGCTCAACGAACTGGACTGCACCGACGGCATAGTGCGAGCCAATGTGTGGCTGACCCCATATGTGGTGACGATTGATCCAGCAAGCGGAGAAGTCACTGGGGTGGCGGACATCAGCAGCCTCTACCCCGAGTCGGTGCAACACAATAACAACGCGGTCGCAAACGGGGTCGCCAGTATCAGCGGCAGTGACGAGTTCTATGTCACAGGAAAGCTCTGGCCAACACTGTATCGTGTGCGTTTCACCGAGGAGCCTGCCCACGAGTGA
- a CDS encoding resuscitation-promoting factor Rpf1 domain-containing protein, whose translation MARHARQQRSHAPKIATSALAVAAAVSLAPQAGAAPLSDWDRLAQCEAGGNWGINTGNGYYGGLQFSQGTWQAYGGGKYAPQAHMATRLQQIEIAEKVLAGQGWGAWPACSRRLGLSAPAESRPAPAAADQGSSALSDQAPVPAPAPQQVEAPVVDADGEAVDAVYELISQHLADQGTPISENVHSLYKANREQLVSFYAGARDAIRDAAQNAR comes from the coding sequence ATGGCACGTCACGCCCGCCAACAACGTTCCCACGCCCCAAAGATCGCCACTTCTGCACTTGCTGTGGCCGCTGCTGTTTCCCTCGCCCCACAGGCAGGTGCAGCTCCTCTGTCCGACTGGGATCGTCTTGCCCAATGTGAAGCTGGCGGTAACTGGGGTATCAACACCGGTAACGGCTACTATGGCGGCCTGCAGTTCTCGCAGGGCACCTGGCAAGCGTATGGTGGCGGCAAATATGCCCCCCAGGCACATATGGCAACCCGGCTGCAGCAGATTGAGATCGCCGAAAAGGTGCTTGCCGGTCAGGGTTGGGGCGCATGGCCTGCCTGCTCCCGCCGCCTGGGTCTTTCCGCACCGGCCGAGTCCCGTCCTGCACCTGCCGCAGCCGATCAAGGTTCATCCGCATTGAGCGATCAGGCACCGGTTCCTGCTCCTGCCCCGCAGCAAGTAGAGGCTCCTGTTGTTGACGCCGATGGTGAAGCAGTCGACGCCGTCTATGAACTCATCAGCCAGCATCTCGCGGATCAAGGCACCCCCATCTCGGAGAACGTTCACTCCTTGTACAAGGCCAACCGGGAACAGCTCGTCAGCTTCTACGCGGGTGCCCGTGACGCTATCCGCGACGCCGCCCAAAACGCCCGCTAA
- a CDS encoding TrmH family RNA methyltransferase, whose protein sequence is MLAPIPIDDPLDPRLDDIRSLNSSDRRPDLPGGKGLVIAEGTLVGGRLLQSRCALSSVVGVPGKLERLLADPVAAAKLTEATVPVYSVSREVLAQAVGFDVHRGLLITAHRPKALDPADIIATARTVVVCEGVGDHENIGAIFRNAAGLGVDGVLFGAGCADPLYRRSVRVSMGHVLTIPFAHFHPRPTTWQRDLAGLTAAGFRIVSLTPNPQMPLLREALVDSDGAPFAKIALMVGAEGPGLSEHAMRASDIRARIPMAAGTDSLNVATAAAIALYERQRSLLG, encoded by the coding sequence GTGCTTGCCCCGATACCGATTGATGATCCGCTGGATCCTCGCCTGGATGATATTCGTTCACTCAACAGCTCTGACCGTCGCCCTGATCTTCCTGGCGGGAAAGGGCTCGTTATTGCGGAAGGAACCCTCGTTGGTGGCAGACTTCTGCAATCCCGCTGTGCGCTTAGCAGTGTGGTAGGTGTGCCGGGCAAACTTGAGCGGCTCCTGGCTGACCCTGTTGCCGCCGCGAAACTCACCGAAGCTACGGTGCCGGTGTATTCCGTGTCCCGGGAAGTGTTGGCGCAAGCTGTGGGCTTCGATGTGCACCGGGGTTTATTGATCACCGCGCACCGGCCGAAGGCACTTGATCCGGCCGACATTATTGCCACTGCCCGTACGGTGGTGGTGTGTGAAGGGGTGGGGGATCACGAAAATATTGGTGCAATTTTTCGGAATGCGGCAGGACTTGGGGTCGATGGGGTGCTATTTGGGGCGGGATGCGCCGATCCGTTGTATCGCCGTTCGGTGCGGGTTTCGATGGGGCATGTGCTAACTATTCCGTTTGCTCATTTTCATCCTCGTCCCACTACTTGGCAGCGGGACTTGGCCGGGTTGACTGCCGCCGGGTTTCGGATTGTGTCATTGACACCGAACCCGCAGATGCCGCTGCTGCGCGAGGCACTCGTCGATAGCGATGGGGCACCGTTTGCCAAGATTGCGCTGATGGTAGGGGCGGAAGGTCCGGGGTTGAGTGAACATGCGATGCGGGCATCAGATATTCGTGCCCGAATCCCGATGGCGGCAGGAACTGACTCGCTGAATGTCGCAACGGCTGCCGCTATTGCCTTGTATGAGCGGCAACGCAGTCTTCTTGGGTAA
- the serC gene encoding phosphoserine transaminase, translating to MSEALLQLDPSLLPADGRFGCGPSKTQEAQFTALNEGARTIMGTSHRQPAVKNVVGSLREGLAELFSLPEGYEIVLSLGGATAFWDAATFGLIEKRSGHLSFGEFSQKFASAAAKAPWLEEPCVVAADPGHAPAPQAMEGCDVIAWAHNETSTGAMVPVERPTGADDQLVVIDATSGAGGLPVDLREADVYYFSPQKCFASDGGLWFAAMSPAAIERIAHINASDRFIPAFLNLQTAVENSRKNQTYNTPAVGTLLMMDAQVQWMNAHGRLPGMVERTTESSSILYNWAEQHPLASPFVSNPANRSLVVGTIDFADEIDAAQLAKVLRANGIVDVEPYRKLGRNQLRVGMFPAIDPADIAALTKCIDAVIEAGAAQATRS from the coding sequence ATGAGTGAAGCATTGTTGCAGCTTGATCCGTCCTTGTTGCCTGCCGATGGCCGATTCGGGTGCGGGCCGTCGAAAACCCAGGAAGCACAGTTCACTGCCCTCAATGAGGGTGCCCGCACCATCATGGGCACCTCTCACCGGCAGCCGGCAGTAAAAAATGTGGTGGGCTCCCTGCGGGAAGGGCTGGCTGAATTGTTCTCCCTGCCGGAAGGCTACGAGATTGTGCTTTCCTTGGGTGGTGCTACCGCGTTTTGGGATGCTGCAACCTTTGGTTTGATCGAAAAACGCTCGGGGCATTTAAGTTTCGGCGAGTTTTCTCAAAAGTTTGCCTCTGCTGCGGCGAAAGCCCCGTGGTTAGAGGAACCGTGTGTTGTGGCCGCCGATCCTGGACATGCCCCTGCCCCGCAGGCCATGGAGGGCTGCGATGTGATTGCTTGGGCACATAATGAAACCTCCACTGGGGCGATGGTGCCGGTGGAGCGTCCAACCGGCGCCGACGATCAACTCGTGGTGATCGACGCCACCTCAGGTGCCGGCGGTTTGCCGGTCGACCTGCGGGAAGCCGATGTCTACTATTTCTCGCCGCAAAAATGCTTCGCCAGCGACGGTGGCCTGTGGTTTGCGGCGATGAGTCCGGCTGCGATTGAACGCATCGCCCACATCAACGCCAGCGATCGGTTTATTCCGGCGTTCCTCAACCTGCAGACTGCGGTGGAAAACTCACGCAAAAATCAAACCTACAACACCCCGGCGGTGGGCACCCTGCTCATGATGGACGCCCAGGTGCAGTGGATGAATGCGCACGGTCGGCTGCCTGGCATGGTGGAGCGCACCACGGAATCTTCCTCGATTCTCTACAACTGGGCGGAGCAGCATCCACTCGCTTCCCCGTTTGTGAGCAATCCAGCCAACCGTTCACTGGTTGTGGGCACCATCGACTTTGCCGACGAAATCGATGCCGCACAGTTAGCGAAGGTGCTGCGAGCAAACGGTATTGTCGATGTGGAACCGTACCGCAAGCTTGGCCGCAACCAGCTGCGTGTCGGCATGTTCCCGGCAATCGACCCGGCTGATATTGCTGCACTGACCAAATGCATCGATGCGGTCATCGAGGCCGGTGCCGCGCAGGCCACCCGCAGCTAG
- a CDS encoding DUF6928 family protein has product MTSRMPNPGTVVTLWFVNTDQPLAAVTSGTHADRGFGRKYLAQLNPRWPITPIGQFPLNRSVPASADEFYIAGYPHVTMVQTVRDDILELSTIDPRLLHSLPAEDVYIFAVNTTTGYAGCAHFSAAGGDLQPQRLFAAKRNRVYEDVGLPEPFEQPLWAGEVSPPSDDPLDLPFAPTDFVTAAHQHWLGFTVDAQGPSLFVSAFAVDGRPEPKVAAPRAKHSMEHLIESSAKKLQLHPADRDYDDYERPLQEVPNTSLPIKDTLVSGVKQASAVVGSIAGSLYQAWKHRKR; this is encoded by the coding sequence ATGACCTCACGGATGCCAAACCCGGGCACAGTGGTCACCCTGTGGTTTGTCAACACCGACCAGCCCTTAGCAGCCGTGACCTCAGGCACCCATGCTGACCGCGGATTCGGGCGAAAATATCTCGCCCAGCTTAATCCCCGCTGGCCGATCACCCCCATTGGCCAATTCCCCCTCAACCGGTCGGTGCCAGCCTCCGCGGACGAGTTTTATATTGCCGGCTATCCGCACGTCACCATGGTGCAGACCGTCCGGGACGACATCCTTGAGCTTTCCACGATCGACCCACGACTGTTGCATTCACTACCGGCGGAAGACGTCTACATTTTCGCAGTGAACACCACCACCGGCTATGCCGGCTGTGCACATTTTTCCGCCGCCGGCGGGGATCTTCAACCCCAGCGACTGTTCGCCGCGAAACGCAACCGGGTGTATGAAGATGTCGGCCTTCCCGAACCTTTTGAACAGCCACTGTGGGCCGGTGAAGTCTCCCCGCCGTCGGATGATCCCCTCGATTTGCCATTTGCACCAACCGATTTTGTCACCGCCGCCCATCAGCATTGGCTCGGATTCACCGTCGACGCCCAAGGGCCATCCCTGTTTGTGTCCGCGTTCGCCGTCGACGGTCGGCCAGAACCGAAAGTTGCCGCCCCACGCGCGAAACATTCGATGGAACACCTTATCGAATCATCGGCGAAAAAACTTCAGCTTCATCCCGCCGACCGCGACTACGACGACTATGAACGTCCCCTGCAGGAAGTCCCGAATACTTCCCTGCCTATCAAAGACACACTTGTCAGCGGGGTGAAACAGGCATCAGCTGTGGTGGGAAGCATCGCCGGATCGCTGTATCAGGCCTGGAAGCATCGCAAACGGTAG
- a CDS encoding DUF2771 family protein: MAAKQRTNNNLTQLMILLVAVIVVVVASVGFQHWWNSRPTDISAMEVTVTTDDGETVLSPYAVCELGADCAVQDPTIVPIKVEETASLKVPREVKDSEWKLLLLYDNPAASSEQVFAPGEIAAVNIPGSVEPLADNEARPTLLVAEVTAVIVGVNDAGEESPYSVTWALHTVDELPEFDGAVSSPAPETDRTPASATPSSATSSE; the protein is encoded by the coding sequence ATGGCGGCAAAGCAGCGAACTAACAACAACCTCACCCAGTTGATGATCTTGCTGGTGGCAGTCATTGTGGTGGTGGTTGCATCCGTGGGATTCCAACATTGGTGGAATTCACGCCCAACTGATATTTCTGCCATGGAAGTCACAGTCACCACCGATGACGGGGAAACCGTGTTGTCCCCTTATGCAGTGTGTGAGCTGGGCGCCGACTGTGCGGTGCAGGATCCCACTATTGTGCCAATCAAAGTGGAGGAAACTGCCTCATTAAAGGTTCCCCGGGAGGTTAAGGATTCAGAGTGGAAGCTGTTGTTGCTTTATGACAATCCAGCTGCTTCTTCCGAGCAGGTGTTTGCTCCCGGCGAAATTGCTGCAGTCAATATCCCTGGATCAGTTGAACCACTTGCCGACAATGAAGCCCGCCCAACCCTGCTGGTTGCCGAGGTGACTGCGGTGATCGTGGGAGTTAACGATGCAGGGGAAGAATCACCCTACTCGGTGACGTGGGCGCTGCACACCGTTGATGAACTTCCCGAGTTCGATGGTGCAGTCTCGTCTCCGGCGCCGGAAACGGATAGAACACCCGCATCTGCCACGCCTTCCTCAGCCACTTCGTCGGAATAG